From Branchiostoma floridae strain S238N-H82 chromosome 5, Bfl_VNyyK, whole genome shotgun sequence:
TTAGATTCTTCTCATGTTAACAAAGTCAAAGTGACCAATGTTCAGTAATGTTCCAGCAAAGGTAGGTCTTAGTTTTCCTCACGCTCCGTCtgggaaaattgtaaaaaattcACCGACAGTTTTCTGTGATTTGGGGATTTTTCACCGTCTaagttttctgtattttgtggATTACCACCGTCAGTTTTCTGGGGATTTTTTCCCGTCGGTTTTCTGTATGTTGAGAATTTTCACCGACAGTTTTAtgtaatttgaaaattttcaccGTCAGTATTCTGTGTTTTGAGGGTTTTTAAGATCCTAGAGTTAGAAAAGGACCATGTGTTTACATGTGGAGACTTTTGACATCCCTTTAAAAGAGTAAAATGATTGTGTTCTACCTTGGGAATGTTTGGGTAAAGCCACTAATTTATGAGCCTCTTTCTGGACTCTGTTGGTCCTAAATAAGATCAATGTTTGCTTTGTGCAAAAGGCAATATAAAATATCAGTCAACATGATAGATATGATATTTCATGTACTTTCCAGTTGTTGAAATTGAGTCAATAATGCCGTATGGCCCGTGGCCCCCTGGTTAGGGGCCAGAGCgtggaacctatgcccaattttttcttcaatcaggaattttttttattggttttAAGAGAAGAATTGACAAGTTTGGCATGTAGTTAATGATTTGTTATAACTTTTCTCTTACAGTTACTCTGAGAATATGTCTGGGAGGAAGGAGGTTAGGAGGGACGCCAGCAAAAAGCATGATGGCATGAGAGGGGAAAACACCACCGTGAGTACATCACCATTTCTTCTCTTCATCATGCCATGAGTTTGATTCTGGCTGCGTCGCTAACCCGACATGCATGCTGACAAAAAGGCTGCAGTCCTTTGTATGGGATGTTAAGCTACAGTCAcaaaatgacaatgatgttcTGCTTATTGGAAAGAGCTATTGGAccttccccggtacaatgatgTTAAGCTACTGTCACATAATGATGTTGTGGTTGTTGGACCTGCCCCGGTACACTGAACcggtaaatactgtacatagcatttgtcttctcagtcaccaCCAGTGGAAGATTATAGCTCTGccaaactggatcgagatcacttccACTTTTTCCATCACAGAACTAACAATGATCAtgtatcccccctccccctgatTTAGTTCAAGACTGATGTAGACTTCCTAATACAAATCCTCAATCCAATGTACTGATTCTTGCTCTGTTTTCCCTCAGCCCCCAATCAGCAGTCAAGACACCTCCCCTCAGCCCCCCAACAGTGGCAAAGCTTCCCCCCAGCCCCCCATCGATGAGCCCGACCCCCGGTCGGTAACAGATGTGAGCCAGTCTGCACAGGTAGGTGCATTTTCCAGACATCCTGACACACTTAGTCCTACACCTACAGAAAACCTGCCCACTTGTGAGaggcaaagacatgaaaagtcACCAGACCACACTTAGTCCTACACCTACAGAAAACCTGCCCACTTGTGAGAGGCAAAGACATTAAAAGTCATAAGACCACACTTAGACACACCTGTCCTAGGTGCTGACCAGTTCGCTGCACTACTGGTTACACCAGTTTAACCCCTCTTTAACCCTCCACATGCTCAGTTCAGTAGAATTTAGCCTGGCCCTTTAACCCTCCCTATGCTTAGATCAGTAGACCCTTGACCTCCTGTATATACAACAGTATCTGCTGCTTGTCACAGTGAGAAACTGGGCTGTAAGGTTTGTGTCCAGTATAGTGTGTTCTCACTCCCAGTATGTGTACTTTTCTGTTGCAATCTTGGTAACACCTTTATCAACATTGATATTCATGACCATCAGTTCTGAGTTTTGCTCTAACAAATTATATTATTTCTGTTGATGATAATTCCAGTTTCAAGcttctttttgttatttttgcctaTGTTTCCAGTACCGCTGTTAGTATGATGGCTGACTTTATTTGACCTTTCTGATacttaagtttgtttttgtacttcTTCAGGCAGAACAGATCAGGCAGACTTACACTAAGGAGGCAGTAGACAGCCAGTAAGGACTCAGTTTAGCTAGATAGAACTGAATTAGCATAGGGTCCAGTTGAGCTAGATAGATCTAAATTATTTAGCATAGGTCCAGTTGAGCTAGATAGATCTAAATTATTTAGCATAGGTCCAGTTGAGCTAGATAGATCTAAATTATTTAGCATAGGTCCAGTTGAGCTAGATAGATCTAAATTATTTAGCATAGGTCCAGTTGAGCTAGATAGATCTAAATTATTTAGCATAGGTCCAGTTGAGCTAGATAGATCTAAATTAGTTAGCATAGGTCCAGTTGAGCTAGATAGATCTAAATTAGTTAGCACAGGGACCAGTTAGTTAAATGAAACTGAATTAGTTAGCATATGGACCAGTTGAGCTAGATGGAACTAAATTAGTAATAGATGGTATAGGGGCCAATTAGCTAGTTAGATCTGAATCAGTTAACATAGGACCAGTCTAGCTACATGGAACTTAATTAGTTAGCATAGGGGACAGTTTAGCCAGAAAGATCTAATTCTAAATCAGTTAGCATAGGAAGCATTTTAGGAACCAGTTAGCTAGATAGAATTGTATTAGCTAGCATAGGGACCAGTTAATTAGAATAGGGATCAGTTGAACTAGCTTGAATTAGTTAGCATAGGGACTGCACAGTTTAGCTAAGCAGAACTTAGTATTCCTGATAGTCAGAGTAGTGACCAGTTATGCTAGGTAGAACTGAAAAAGTACTGGTGTAATAAGAGAACAGTTAAGCTAATATCAGCTCAGGGATCCGTTAGCATGACAGCATGACAAAAAGCCTGGTATTTTATTGGATTGTTCAGGACATTTGAAGTCAGAGCTTAATTGTCATGTTTGTGTTTCTCACAGCACCAACAAAGGGCTTGAGGAAGAGGCAGAAGAGGAGGAATCAGAATTGGGACGGTAAGATTTACAAAATGGGACCAAGGAACTTCTTGTATGatgcaaatacattgtatctaaCAATACCAGTCCTGTATTGTGGAATATAATCACTGATATTCTGTGTTCCTTTTTCTGTATGGTTTGAGACTAGTTCATTCATACTTTGTTTCTTGTACTTCCAACAGACTTCTTCGTGAGTTCGAGAAGGACCTTCAGAGGTAAGGGAACACTCTATCCATATGGGCTAAGCCTTAGTGATTTTTGCATACCataaaataggcaaatatatcaaggatttctctgctattagaaagaatactgtaaCTAATGATgagcctactccattgtaatactatatcaaagaattatgttagccctcaTTCTTCTGTTAATTAGGTTGTTAAgttttattctatacctctattttgactttatgtaatagttgtatcatgtacaattgtcgtgcaataaagttcttctacaaTGTAGTTActcataatttttgtacattatcCATAACTCTAAATGATGTAGCTTTTTTTCTAAACCTACATCTGCTTAGTTTTTAGACCtggtcattaacataatattatactataccattaggctcacccTTTAGTATTGTATGTTATTGTGAACCTGTAGAAATGGATCATATTCACAGAGACAGCTAATATCTaatctaagctctgattggctactgacagaagaagaaaggaaaagagaaagaacacaccagcaaaaacaaatgttttcccTACTGGGGATTTTGTCTGAATCAGTCAATAAAACACATCAGCATGTCACTGACGATGTCTGACTCCCTTACAGAGTGGAAAGCCGAATGCAAGTACTTGATGACTGGCTGTctgatgaagatgaggaggaggcAGAAGAGGAGAAGGCAGAAGTAGATATGTAAGATATACAAAATGGAGCCAAGAACTTCTTACATGATGCAAATACATTGTAATGATAAATACCAGTCCTGATAATCAAACAaaggatagtgagtgtgagtgtgagtatTGTGGAATATGATCACTGATATTCTGTGTTCctttttctgtattgtttgAGACTAGTTCATCTATACTTTGTTTCTTGTACTTCCAACAGCCTCGTAGGTGAAGCGGACATGGACCTTCAGAGGTAAGGGAACACTCTATCCATATGGGCAGTCTGTTGTTTGTGTGCTGTTTATGTGCTGTTTTTGTGCTGTCTGTgtgttgtttatgtgtttgcttgctgtttgtgtgttgtttatGTGCTGTTTGCatgctgtttgtgtgttgtttatgtgctgtttgtgtgttgtttatgtgctgtttgtgtgttgtttatgtgctgtttgtgtgctgtttttgtgctgtttgtgtgttgtttatgtgttgtttgcatgctgtttgtgtgttgtttatgtgttgtttgcatgctgtttgtgtgttgttttgtgctgtttgtgtgttgtttgtgtgctatttgtgtgctgtttttgtgcagtttgtgtcttgttttgtgctgtttgtgtgttgtttatttgctgtttgtgtgttgtcTATAGACGTTTTCTCTGCTTGATGACTTCAAAGACCTAAAACAAGTTTTGAAACATGTCTCATAAGTTCTTAAGCTTGTAAGTTACAACTTCTGTTTCGTACTTCTTGTATTACCTATAAGTTTACAACATTGTAAGGTGATTAAGATAACCTAGGATTTAGCTTTAAACTGGAATtgtttaaaatgcatttttgtaagaTTTCAACAGCAAAAATTCATAGGCTCCGAAATAATAAGTGGGATGGGAAAGATTCACACAGGAAACAGTCTTGATATCTCAAGCCTGTTGTTTCTAGCAAAGTCCTTTCAGTCCTGCTAACTTGTTGGTACTTACAGAGCGGTGAGGGCTGAGGCACAGCAGGGAGCTGCACAGATGGCCACAACGATGGGGCATCAGGTGCAGGCTGAGGCACAGCAGGGAGCTGCACAGATGGCCACAACAATGGAGCATCAGGTGCAGGCTGAGGCACAGCAGGGAGCTGCACAGATGGCCACAACGATGGAGCATCAGGTGCAGGCTGAGGCACAGCAGGGAGCTGCACAAATGGGCACAATGATGGGGCATCAGGTGCAGGCTGAGGCACAGCAGGGAGCTGCACAAATGGGCACAATGATGGTGCATCAGGTGCAGGCTGAGGCACAGCAGGGAGCTGCACAGATGGCCACAACGATGGAGCATCAGGTGCAGGCTGAGGCACAGCAGGGAGCTGCACAGTTGGGCACAACGATGGTGCATCAGGTGCAGGCTGAGGCACAGCAGGGAGCTGCACAGATGGTGCATCAGGTCCTGGATGAAATGGAGACGCTTAAGTAAGTCTGTCAGAATCTATTCACTGTTCATTTATCATTTAATTGATTCATCTTGGAGACAGTTTGGTAATAATTTGTATCAATAAAGACCTCCCTCCTGCACCTTGTGTTACAGCAAGAACCATCTTCAGCAGTCTGACCAGGAAACTGACGTGCTGCAGTACTTCCCAAGCTTCCATGGAACCAAGGAGGAGCAGCTACAGGAAGAGCTGGAGCAGATGGAGTTCATGAAGAATGAGGCACAGTGCCAGCTGGAGCACGAGAAGGAGTAAGCAAACTTCAGGTTATACTCTACAGTAAACTGTAGTCATTTATGTCATATCTGGGTtgtgataatgtttgatacaggtgttcctcTTCCTGTTGAAGCGACCACAATCAACGTGCTGATTATTCTGTCTCTTAAAACCAGACCTGGTGATAACTTTTCTTTATTGCATGCGATTCTACTGTTCTTAGTCCGGCttttatgaaaataatttgAAAGCACTTTGCTTGCATCATGTGCAGTATCGCTGTAAAAAGATCAGAATAGCAGATTTGGACAATGGAATTGCTGCTACAATTACTTTTTCAAAGACATCAACATTTTCTTAATGTCTAGGcataccacaaacttaaataaatAGGAAATGTGTGTTGttgcttgttttttcttgtgttgGTATGACACCAataaaatgcacacacacacacacacaccctcctCCCTGTTGCTGACCTGTTCCCATCTCTACAGGAAGAACCAGAAACTGCAAGAACAGTTGGACAGGTGAGCAGGAATTCTTTGATGCAGCTACAGCTGTTCCTTGTAACACCTGGACACATATCTAATTTACTGTGGTGAAATAAGCAAACTGCGCAATTGTCTTTTCTAACACTTCTAACATCTAGAAAGCCTAGAAGGCCTCTTTAACACAGTCATTTCTTGTTGCAGGAAACAATTAGATCCATGATGTTTGTTGTGCAAAATGATCCATTCTTCTAGCAGTTTTACTATTGGCATAACTGGCTGTACTATGTTTAACTATTGACATGTAGCATGGTGCTAAaagtctgtaagatgtaaagcaTACATATTTTAAACACCCAAATCAGGATTAAAACTATGAAGATGTAACCCTCAGGCTGCTAAGGTGCCAGTTTGTCACCAAGTTTCTATTAGTTATGGCAATAGGCAGCATGGAGAGGGTTAAacttcagctacatgtacaaaaatctTATTCTAACATTGGAAATTTGTGTTCACAGTGTCTCTGGTGTGGTCAATGAACTGAATGATTCCCTGCGCCAAACAACAAGGTGAGAACACTTTcttttggtgctgaacaccatccaaacacaggtaaacgcacctgtccctggtgctgaacaccatccacacacaggcaaacacacctgtcccaggttctgaacaccatccacatacacaggtaaacacccctgtccctggtgctgaatgcacacacacacacacaggtaaacacatctgtccctggtgctgaacgcgcgtgcacacacacacacacaggtaaacacccctgtccctggtgctgaatgcacacacacacacaggtaaacacatctgtccctggtgctgaacgcgcgtgcacacacacatacacaggtaaacacccctgtccctggtgctgaatgcacacacacacacaggtaaacacatctgtccctggtgctgaacgtgcgtgcacacacacacacacacacacacacacacacacacacacaggtaaacacacctgtccctggtgctgaataccatctaCACACAAGTGAATACACCTCTCCTTGGtgcagaacaccatccacacaggtaaacacacctgtccttggtgctgaacaccatccacacacaggtaaacatacctgtccctggtgcttaacaccatccacacacaggcaaacacacctgtccctggtgctgtacaccatccacacacaggcaaacacacctgtcccaggtgctgaacaccacacacatacacaggtaaacacccctgtccctggtgctgaatgcacacacacacacacacaggtaaacacatctgtccctggtgctgaatgcgcgtacacacacacacaggtaaacacatctgtccctggtgctgaacgcgcgtgcacacacacatacacaggtaaacacccctgtccctggtgctgaatgcacacacacacacaggtaaacacatctgtccctggtgctgaacgtgcttgcacacacacacacacacacacacacacacacacaggtaaacacacctgtccctggtgctgaataccatctaCACACAAGTGAATACACCTCTCCTTGGtgcagaacaccatccacacaggtaaacacacctgtccttggtgctgaacaccatccacacacaggtaaacatacctgtccttggtgctgaacaccatccacacacaggtaaacacacctgtccctggtgctgaataccatctaCACACAAGTGAATACACCTCTCCTTGGtgcagaacaccatccacacaggtaaacacacttgtccttggtgctgaacaccatccacacaagtgaatacacctgtccctggcgctgaacacaatccacacacaggcaaacacacctgtctttggtgctgaacaccatccacacacagttaaacacacctgtccttggtgctgaacactatccaaacacaggtaaacacacccaTCCTttatgctgaacaccatccacacacaggcaaacacacctgtcccaggtgctgaacaccacacacacacacaggtaaatacccctgtccctggtgctgaatgcacacacacacacaggtaaacacatctgtccctggtgctgaacgcacgtgcacacacacatacacacacacacacacacacacacacacacaggtaaacacacctgtccttggtgctgaacaccatccacacacaatgTCCCCatagttgttgtgttttttttttttgctttcgtGAAGAATTTGTCCATTTTTTACAGGACACTTGAATCCCAACAGGCAGCCCACTGGGAGGCAGAAGACCAACTAAAGAAGTAAGGTTTACAAAGTCTGtgccaaccccaaccccaattCTGATCAATAAAGTCCACTTgtttaaattgctacatttcagAGAAACTGTTCTGACATTAAATGTTGTGATGTTGGATGGGTTAGCGTACATTTTCCTTCCATCCCAGGGATAAGAAAGTCAGTTGAAGGTGTTGCAAAACTTGtgctgaaaagacaacaacaaaagctgCTGTTCTTTTACCATTCAGAATAAAATACCACACACAGTCAAAATTAATATTGAGACGTTAACACTAAATTTTACAGAATGCCGTGCAGCATTATAGGCATACCAGAGTCCCAGTTACAGCTATTTGTGTTGAACATAATGGGAAATGTTGTGTTCTTACAGGAAACTCCGAGAGAGCCAGGAGAAGTTGGATTGGTAAGTaagattgtgatttttttttacttcagttGTCATTGAAAAGGAAATGTTTGTGAGAAATGAAGCCAAATTTTCTCTGCAATGTTGAATGTAGTATTTGTATGCCTACTGCTGAGAGAACGCCTGTAATGAACCAAAAATGGTCACCAGAGAGGAAGATTACAAATTTGTTGGAGATGGAATCTACTGATAGCCTTTCTGTACTTTTTTTGGGCAGGATTGActtgaagaaatgaagaaaaagcaCTCCTATAGAACCACTTTGGATGCATGTGGAATACTTAAATCATTTAATGTACTCTTGATGTAATTTAGTGAAAAGCAACTTGATACCCCCCAGTTTGATGATGGTTATGTCTTAATTCTGGctttaaaaatcaacataatAAATTTTTCCATGTCTGTATCTACAGCACCAACAAGGGAGTCAAGAGTGCCGACGAGCGATTATGTACCATGGATGTGATGtaagttttgttttactttatttttcttcatattagTTACTCTAGGATGAATACAATATGTATGTTTTACACAATAGTCATAGCTGACATGATTTGTTTGAAGTTCCTGGTGTCTTTCCAAGTTGTTCTGTATAGAAGCTTAATTGACTGAACAAAAGGCACAGTGAAACTACAGAAtacagaacaaaacattttgtatat
This genomic window contains:
- the LOC118416396 gene encoding putative uncharacterized protein DDB_G0271606 codes for the protein MSGRKEVRRDASKKHDGMRGENTTPPISSQDTSPQPPNSGKASPQPPIDEPDPRSVTDVSQSAQAEQIRQTYTKEAVDSHTNKGLEEEAEEEESELGRLLREFEKDLQRVESRMQVLDDWLSDEDEEEAEEEKAEVDILVGEADMDLQRAVQAEAQQGAAQMATTMEHQVQAEAQQGAAQMATTMEHQVQAEAQQGAAQMGTMMGHQVQAEAQQGAAQMGTMMVHQVQAEAQQGAAQMATTMEHQVQAEAQQGAAQLGTTMVHQVQAEAQQGAAQMVHQVLDEMETLNKNHLQQSDQETDVLQYFPSFHGTKEEQLQEELEQMEFMKNEAQCQLEHEKEKNQKLQEQLDSVSGVVNELNDSLRQTTRTLESQQAAHWEAEDQLKKKLRESQEKLDCTNKGIYSADERLCSMDVIMNLQMKELSEQGAYLEALRRKYIRLREEHNNMININSRKADITIKELQAALQHAYSYLRPKNSTPPGHRTLAVTKPSIVSFDPSSEHRLAVLAPEVFSLEPPSSQCQLDHVTNLKLQPTRCNGGGDLELDAFEVVRLESELVAERLLLEDLTHANKSLKEDLDKAQKKYSTTRADLLNKDNKIKDLHTQLQR